The following coding sequences lie in one Peribacillus frigoritolerans genomic window:
- a CDS encoding cyclic-di-AMP receptor, translating to MKMIIAVVQDKDSHRLLNQLVENNFGTTKLASTGGFLKSGNTTFMIGTEDERVDQAIQIIKQNCQSRSQLVSPVSPMGGNAESYVPYPVEIQVGGATIFVLPVENFLQF from the coding sequence ATGAAAATGATCATTGCTGTCGTACAAGACAAGGATAGTCATCGCCTGCTGAATCAATTAGTGGAAAATAATTTCGGAACGACCAAGCTAGCCAGCACTGGCGGGTTTTTAAAATCAGGTAATACGACTTTCATGATTGGCACAGAGGATGAACGTGTTGACCAAGCCATTCAGATAATCAAACAGAATTGTCAGTCACGATCCCAATTAGTATCACCGGTTTCACCGATGGGCGGGAATGCCGAGTCCTATGTACCTTACCCAGTGGAGATTCAAGTAGGCGGAGCGACCATTTTTGTTCTGCCGGTTGAAAACTTTTTACAATTTTAA
- the tmk gene encoding dTMP kinase, with translation MKRGIFITMEGPEGAGKTTIAQMLGKALQQEGYQVLLTREPGGVPISEQIREVILNKDNTAMDPRTEALLYAAARRQHLVEVVMPELERGGIVLCDRFIDSSLAYQGHARGLDIEEVYNINKFAIGDMMPDATLFFDIDPEEGLRRIQSNGEREVNRLDLEALDFHKKVCEGYQFIINRWKDRFIIVDAGRTIDEVLEETKASLLDFLAKAGN, from the coding sequence ATGAAACGTGGTATTTTTATAACAATGGAAGGGCCTGAGGGTGCCGGGAAAACAACAATTGCCCAAATGCTTGGCAAGGCTCTGCAACAAGAAGGCTACCAAGTACTATTAACGCGTGAGCCAGGTGGAGTTCCCATTTCGGAGCAAATTAGGGAAGTGATCCTTAATAAAGATAATACAGCCATGGACCCGAGAACAGAGGCTTTATTATACGCAGCAGCAAGGCGTCAGCATTTAGTGGAAGTGGTCATGCCGGAGTTGGAACGAGGGGGAATTGTCCTCTGTGACCGGTTTATAGACAGCTCGTTAGCCTATCAGGGCCATGCAAGGGGTTTGGATATAGAAGAAGTTTACAATATCAATAAATTCGCAATAGGAGATATGATGCCAGATGCCACGCTCTTTTTTGATATCGACCCAGAAGAGGGATTAAGACGTATCCAGTCCAATGGGGAAAGGGAAGTGAACCGGCTGGATCTTGAAGCCCTCGACTTCCATAAAAAAGTTTGTGAGGGGTATCAGTTCATTATAAATAGATGGAAAGACCGTTTCATCATCGTGGATGCAGGCCGGACAATAGATGAAGTACTTGAAGAAACGAAAGCCAGCTTGTTGGATTTTTTAGCGAAAGCGGGAAACTGA
- the holB gene encoding DNA polymerase III subunit delta', protein MDKTWQDMSEIQPQVMTMLQNSITKNRVAHAYLFEGEKGTGKQEISNAFAKSLLCEAPTAGYEPCELCRNCKRISSGNHPDVHLIERDGLSIKKEQIKGLQEEFSKKSVEADRKVYMIADADKMSVGAANSLLKFLEEPSADTVAILMTEQLQRILPTILSRCQVISFKPLSPENVRRKLIEQELEPQLASVIAHITQNVEAGIELSHDEWFVQAQKIVVKLYEVLKLNSLKALLYLQTDWSTHFKEREQVDRGLDLLLLIYKDLLYIQLDKKDFVVFQNKLKEFETHALHLSPRRLAEHMGCILEAKRKLMSNTNPQLLMEQLVLNLQEGS, encoded by the coding sequence TTGGATAAAACATGGCAGGACATGAGTGAAATTCAGCCGCAGGTAATGACGATGCTGCAAAATAGCATAACGAAGAACAGGGTGGCACATGCGTATTTATTTGAAGGGGAAAAAGGGACAGGTAAGCAAGAGATAAGCAATGCCTTTGCCAAAAGCTTACTATGTGAAGCCCCGACAGCAGGTTATGAGCCATGCGAACTTTGTCGGAATTGCAAACGGATTTCAAGTGGGAATCATCCTGATGTCCATTTGATAGAAAGAGACGGTCTCTCAATAAAGAAAGAACAAATCAAGGGGCTGCAGGAAGAATTTTCGAAAAAAAGTGTAGAGGCAGATCGAAAGGTTTATATGATTGCCGATGCGGACAAAATGTCGGTGGGGGCAGCCAACAGTCTATTGAAATTTTTAGAAGAACCTTCGGCTGATACTGTAGCAATATTGATGACCGAACAGCTTCAGAGGATTCTACCGACTATATTATCTAGGTGCCAAGTAATTTCATTCAAACCATTATCTCCGGAGAATGTGAGACGGAAGCTGATAGAACAGGAGTTAGAACCACAGCTGGCTTCGGTCATCGCACACATAACACAGAATGTGGAAGCTGGAATCGAGCTTAGCCATGATGAATGGTTTGTACAAGCTCAAAAAATAGTGGTAAAATTATATGAAGTGTTAAAACTCAATTCCTTGAAGGCATTGCTGTACCTTCAGACGGATTGGTCCACACACTTTAAAGAAAGAGAACAGGTTGACAGAGGTCTTGATTTGTTACTTCTTATATATAAGGATTTATTATACATTCAGTTGGACAAAAAGGACTTCGTTGTATTCCAAAATAAACTGAAGGAATTTGAAACTCACGCTCTTCATCTTTCCCCAAGACGCCTTGCTGAACATATGGGTTGCATTTTGGAAGCAAAAAGGAAGCTGATGTCCAACACGAATCCACAGCTGTTGATGGAACAGCTTGTGCTGAATTTGCAGGAGGGATCATGA
- a CDS encoding aminotransferase class I/II-fold pyridoxal phosphate-dependent enzyme — MNQSQTPLFDAMSAFHKKSPISLHVPGHKNGWVFSKKGQALYNPLLGIDATELSGLDDLHAPEGAILKSEQLLADLYGVKRSYFLVNGSTVGNIAMILATCREGDKVLVQRNCHKSILHGLMLANVQPIFLQPAYYEKWGIAGGVRSKLIEEALSVHPDVKAIIVTYPNYYGLGEDLTEMVRLAHQKGIPVLVDEAHGAHFQLGSPFPKPAILAGADAVVQSAHKTLPAMTMGSFLHVNSSLVDVDQVSFYLQMLQSSSPSYPIMGSLDLARAYLAAFTSEDKSSLIEKILDFRGELGDLETVRVLEAPLGIAADPLKVVIQSTNGLSGFELQQLCEAEGIFTELADRDNLLLILPLLKMGAEFPFHEIVQTIKSATEGRIGLKEANLGESLPERRSMTGLEMPYSVMKHSKSKPVALHKAVGEVSAEMVIPYPPGIPLIMSGEMITPEHISILRSLLELGSRFHGGSSLSNGELIVYESGQTG, encoded by the coding sequence ATGAATCAATCTCAGACACCGTTGTTCGATGCAATGAGTGCATTTCATAAAAAAAGCCCAATATCCCTGCATGTCCCAGGACATAAAAATGGATGGGTGTTTAGTAAAAAGGGCCAAGCTTTATATAACCCCCTGCTTGGTATTGATGCCACGGAGTTAAGCGGTTTAGATGACCTGCATGCTCCAGAGGGCGCCATTTTAAAGTCCGAGCAACTACTCGCTGATCTATATGGGGTAAAGCGGAGTTATTTTCTCGTTAATGGGTCAACCGTAGGCAACATTGCCATGATTCTTGCTACCTGCCGGGAAGGCGATAAGGTCCTTGTCCAAAGAAACTGCCATAAATCAATTTTACACGGATTGATGTTAGCGAATGTACAACCGATCTTTTTACAACCGGCTTATTATGAGAAATGGGGCATTGCTGGCGGTGTAAGATCAAAATTAATTGAAGAAGCCTTGAGTGTACATCCAGATGTAAAAGCCATCATTGTTACCTATCCTAATTATTATGGTCTTGGTGAAGACTTGACGGAAATGGTAAGACTCGCACATCAAAAGGGGATTCCGGTTCTGGTGGACGAGGCACATGGCGCTCATTTTCAGTTAGGAAGTCCGTTTCCAAAGCCGGCCATTTTGGCAGGGGCAGATGCCGTTGTCCAGTCTGCGCATAAAACACTGCCGGCCATGACAATGGGGTCATTTCTTCATGTGAATTCATCCTTAGTTGATGTCGATCAAGTATCATTCTATTTACAAATGCTTCAGTCGAGCAGTCCATCTTACCCGATTATGGGATCGCTCGACTTGGCCAGGGCCTACTTAGCCGCTTTTACATCAGAAGATAAAAGTTCCCTTATTGAAAAGATATTAGATTTCAGAGGCGAATTAGGTGACCTGGAAACAGTAAGGGTGCTGGAGGCGCCACTAGGCATCGCGGCAGACCCGTTGAAAGTAGTCATTCAATCAACAAATGGTTTAAGCGGGTTTGAGTTACAGCAGCTATGTGAAGCCGAAGGCATTTTTACGGAATTGGCTGATCGTGATAATTTATTACTGATTTTACCCTTATTAAAAATGGGTGCCGAATTTCCTTTTCATGAAATCGTTCAAACTATAAAAAGTGCCACTGAAGGCAGAATTGGTTTAAAGGAAGCGAATCTTGGGGAAAGCTTGCCTGAACGAAGGTCAATGACAGGACTTGAAATGCCATACTCCGTCATGAAGCATAGTAAATCAAAACCTGTCGCATTACACAAAGCAGTGGGTGAGGTATCTGCCGAGATGGTCATTCCTTATCCACCGGGCATCCCTTTGATTATGTCCGGGGAAATGATTACTCCTGAACATATATCCATTTTGAGAAGCCTGCTAGAACTGGGATCAAGGTTTCATGGCGGTTCCTCCCTTTCAAACGGAGAATTGATCGTTTATGAAAGCGGGCAGACTGGTTAA
- a CDS encoding YaaR family protein yields the protein MKINHDIPIKLDKSRQDAKQFQTGNGRFQQMVQTQDQKMQIQTLNRLIGDIEGAGQRLVRSRTFRELAKYKALVKRFVKEAVEYGLELKQSTSWNEYGQSRPLKTVETIDARLVELSEEILNKEKSSLEILEMIGEIKGLLINLYT from the coding sequence ATGAAAATCAACCATGATATCCCTATTAAGCTGGATAAATCGCGTCAGGATGCCAAACAGTTTCAAACTGGAAATGGAAGATTTCAACAAATGGTCCAGACACAGGATCAAAAGATGCAAATCCAAACATTAAACCGTTTGATAGGCGATATTGAAGGGGCGGGTCAGCGTTTAGTAAGGTCACGTACTTTTAGGGAATTGGCAAAATATAAAGCATTGGTGAAACGGTTTGTTAAAGAAGCGGTTGAATATGGACTGGAACTGAAACAATCTACGAGCTGGAACGAATATGGACAAAGCCGGCCGTTGAAAACCGTGGAAACGATAGATGCAAGATTAGTTGAGTTAAGCGAGGAAATTCTTAATAAAGAGAAAAGTTCGCTTGAAATATTGGAAATGATTGGCGAGATTAAAGGTCTGCTGATTAATTTATATACTTAA
- a CDS encoding sigma factor G inhibitor Gin, whose amino-acid sequence MEVEMLGTTTTKTTAGETCAVCEEIKGMGIHLYTTFICEECERDMIGTDTNDPKYQYYLKKLRKITNPEILS is encoded by the coding sequence ATGGAGGTGGAGATGTTGGGGACAACAACAACCAAAACAACGGCAGGGGAAACATGCGCGGTTTGTGAAGAAATAAAAGGGATGGGTATACATCTATATACGACTTTTATTTGCGAGGAATGCGAAAGGGATATGATCGGGACGGATACGAACGACCCCAAATACCAATATTACTTAAAGAAATTAAGAAAAATCACTAATCCTGAAATATTATCATGA